CTTGTTTAATCTCGTGCTAACACTTGCTAACCCTGCTCCTATCTTGATCATGGATGAGCCACTTTCAGGCATCGATACAAACAAAAAAGAGGATCTCATGCAGCTCTTGTCCTCCTTTACCCTTGATGAAGAACGACTCATCCTATTCGCAACACATGAATATGACGAGATTGAATTCCTAATTGATGGCTTGATCGTCATCAAAGGTACCAATGTCGCATACTTCACAGAAGACCTTGAAGAAATGCGAATTGAACAAGGAAAAACCATTCAACAAATTTTCAAGGAGGTGACCCAATGACCTCATTTCTAACCCTACTAAAAAGAGACCTAAGGCTGCAGGTTCCGTTTATGGTGATATACTCAGCAGCTATGCTTTTTGTCGCAATCGTCTTTACCTTTCTGGCCATGCGCTATTCATACGAATTTTTCGGAGCTATTCTATTCATTTTTCTAGCACAATTTTTCTTCGCCTTTATTGCCTTACCAATCAATTCAATCTGGAGAGAATGGCGAATGAAAACAGCCGGACATTGGCTCATGCTCCCAACATCCGTTCATGCAAAAATTTGGAGCAAAATACTCTCAATAATCATCTGGATTCTATTCTTAATTGTGTTAACCCTATTATTGTGGGCTGCAACGGGATTAATAGACCATACAGAAATACATGAAATGACCTTTATTCTCCTTAGTAAACTAGCATCAGTCGACCTATTGATTATTGGACCTTTTATGCTGTACTCTCTCATCTCCGTTTCAATTCCTGTATTCCTAGGAGTCATCATGCTCAATGGAGAAGGCGGTTTGAAAGGATTTCTGTACACCGGTTTGCTACTTGCCTTTTACCTTATTTTGATCCCATGGATCTCATCGATCGAGTTGCTCTCTTCCCTAAAATTTGGTCCAATCTTTCTTGATATAAGCTTTTTCCAAGAAAACACTACATTTGGTGACTCTTCATTTACCTTTAATATTATAGCTGACGGCTCCGCTCCTTTTACCTATGTAAGCACACTGATTTTGGAAGTTCTATTAGTTTGCTTCATGTATTGGATCTGCTGGTGGTATCTCGCAAGGAAAGTGGAAATTTAATTTGGATTCTACTGAAAAAGACTGTCCGAGGAGGGCAGTTTTTTTGTATGGGTATGAGGCGTTGGATTCGTTTCTACACGCAAGATGCCCATTACCACGCGCGAGAACCCTCTTTCCACACGCGGTGGCCTTTTCCTCTTGCTTGTTGGAGGATCTAGCTTGGTCCGATACCTGTTTTTCTTGATGCAGTTCTCTTTCCTCTTGGTAAGCAGCACATCCTTCTTGCTCTTACTTCAAATTTCAATGCAGTTAATAAAAATGGATATTTTCATTCATTATTTAAGTTGAACTTTCTTGGTTTGTCACGATGGGGCTTGGTATGTGGGGGTGGCTCTTGCTTCTTCTGGCTCTTGGTGCTGAGGGTAACTTCTTGCTTTCCTTCTTCTGCCTCTTGGTGCTGTGGGTGGCTTCTTGCTTTCTTCTTCTGCCTCTTGTGGGTGGCTTCTTGCTTTTCTTCTTCTGCCTCTTGGTGCTGTGGGTGCTTCTTGCTTTTCTTCTTCTACCTCTTGGTGCTGAGGGGATGTTCTTGGGTTTCTTCTTCTGGCTCTTGGTGCTGAGGCTGGATTCTTGGCTTTCTTCTTCTACCTCTTGGTGCTGAGGGTGACTTCTTGCTTTCCTTCTTCTGCCTCATGGTGCCGAGGGTGACTTCTTGCTTTCCTTCTTCTACCTCTTGGTGCCGAGGGTGACTTCTTGCTTTCCTTCTTCTACCTCTTGGTGTTGAGGGTGACTTCTTGCTTTCCTTCTTCTACCTCTTGGTGTTGAGGGTGACTTCTTGCTTTTCTTCTTCTGCCTCTTGGTGTTCTAACTATTCTTCTTGCTCCTCCGAACTTCCTCTTGGTGAACCGCATATTCTTCTGGCTCTCACCGCCGCAGCCCAAAAATTCAAATGCCTCTTAATAAAAATGTCCATTTTTATTCCTTATTTCCCTTGATCTAGACTAGTTTAATACGTGCCCATTCTCCGCCAAAAATAAAAGACCAACGCACACGCGTTAGTCTTCTACTCCTTTCATCAAGTCCACGATGTGGTACCAGGTTTCGAGCTTGAATACATCGAAGGGATCGCCGCCTCCGATGGTACCATAGCCGACCATCATGCCTAGGAAAAGCGAGGCTCCGATAAGTGTCAAGATGATATATAAACGCAGCCAAATAGGCAGAATTCGGATCCGGCCTTTTTTCTTACGTGGTGTCTTCTCGGGTTTTTGCTCGGCTTTTTGCTTTGCTTTTGCCTCTCGAATTTCCGCACGTGTTAGTGGTTTGGCTTTGGTTTCATTTTTTCCTTTATCAGAGGCGGGTTTTGCCTGCTTCTGATGGCTAGGTTGTTTCTTGTTCATGTATCTCTCTCCAGTCGAGCAACGTTTGCAATTAGCGACGGATACCGTTAATGATGCCTGACATTTCATCGGCTATGGACAAAGAACGTGCGTTAAATTGATAGTGACGCTGAGTCAAAATCAGTTCACTCATTTCTTTTGCCATATCGACATTTGAACCTTCTAGAGCTCCCTGCTGAATCAGTTGGTCAGAGGCTGCAATCATCTGCATGCGGTTGTCTCCATCTGGCATGAGAAAATCTGTGTTGCCAGCCGCTTCAAGCAACTGGGGTTTTGCCACTTCAACTAAACCAATTTGACCAACTGCTGCAACAGTTCCGTCCTGGAGCTGCGCTTCTAGTTGACCATTTGCCGTCATTTGAAGGGATTCAAAGGTATAGGGAACCGTCATTCGCTCACCATTGTCATCTAATAGGTAAAAGCCATTTTCATTTGCAATAACCAGCTCTTGATCATTGTTAGGATTCTCCGTTAAAAAGAAGGCTCCTTCACGAGTCAATCTTGTTTCCGAAGCTCCATTATCATTTCTCTCTACTTGAAAGAAATGATAGCCGTTTGTCAGCGCAAAATCAAGCATTCGTCCGGTTTGCATCGCAATGCCTGGTTCATTAGATAGACGAGTTTGGGCAATTTTTGCTCCTGATCCAACACGTAGGCCAGGAGGGGTTAATCGGTTGCCCTCCGTTGGTTGGTTAGTGTATTCACGGTTTAGAAGGTCCGAAAACGAGACATCTCGTTTTTTATAGCCAGCTGTTTCACTGTTTGCTACGTTATGCGAGATCGAATCAAGTTTGCTTTGAAGCTGGCCCATTGTCACTGATGCAATATTGGATGAAATATTCATGAACAATCTCCTTTATGCGGCTTGTTATCAGCCAATTCTTCCTACCTCGTTCACAGCTTTGTCCAAGCTTTGATCATATGCCTGTAACACTTTTTGATTAGCTTCAAACGAACGCAGAGCGCTCATCATATCAGCCATTGTTTGGTTACTGTCCACATTTGACTGCTCCACAAAACGCTGTTGAATCTGAAAATCAAAAGCAGAGGCTGGTAGTTCCTCTTCCGAACGAAGCAAGCCATTGCCTTCCTTTACAAGCGCTTGGGCATCCTCTGCATATGCAATGCCTAGTTGACCAAGGTTTGCACCAGCAGAACTTGTGACGACACCTGTTTCATTAATAAGAAATTCTTCGTTTTCAACCTGAATGGTTTGTCCTGCAGCATTTAATACAGGATATCCTTCTGTCGTGACGAGCTTGGCCCGAATCACTTACAGCAAATTGACCATTACGAGTGTAACGCACAGTCCCGTCATCTGCCTGAACGGAGAAAAAAAGCATTGGACGAGCGCCCGCTTCTCCTTCTGGTAAAACTCCGTCAAGTAACGCCACATCTGTTCCATTTCCAGTTTCAACAAGTGAGCCTTGTCTGAAGTTTGGTGTTGCTTCCTGCATATAGGTTCCAGTAGAGAGCGATCCGATGTTATACGATCGTCCTGTGATGGAATTTGCATTTCGTGCCTGAAGCAGCATCTCAGGAAAAGAGCGAATACTTGATTGATCGGCTTTATATCCAGGCGTATTCGCATTTGCCATATTATTTGTAAGCATTTCCTGACGCTGTTGCTGAGTCAGCATTCCTGCTGCTGCACCATATAAGCCTCGTAGCATGACATTTCTCCTCTCAGGTTACACACGTGCTCGTTTCTTAGACATTTTATCTAAGTTTTCTAGAATCAGACCCGTTCCCTTAGCTACACAATGCATCGGATCCTCAGCTACTAATACCGGTACTTTT
The nucleotide sequence above comes from Alkalicoccobacillus plakortidis. Encoded proteins:
- a CDS encoding flagellar hook-basal body protein — protein: MNISSNIASVTMGQLQSKLDSISHNVANSETAGYKKRDVSFSDLLNREYTNQPTEGNRLTPPGLRVGSGAKIAQTRLSNEPGIAMQTGRMLDFALTNGYHFFQVERNDNGASETRLTREGAFFLTENPNNDQELVIANENGFYLLDDNGERMTVPYTFESLQMTANGQLEAQLQDGTVAAVGQIGLVEVAKPQLLEAAGNTDFLMPDGDNRMQMIAASDQLIQQGALEGSNVDMAKEMSELILTQRHYQFNARSLSIADEMSGIINGIRR
- a CDS encoding DNA-directed RNA polymerase subunit beta, with protein sequence MNKKQPSHQKQAKPASDKGKNETKAKPLTRAEIREAKAKQKAEQKPEKTPRKKKGRIRILPIWLRLYIILTLIGASLFLGMMVGYGTIGGGDPFDVFKLETWYHIVDLMKGVED